From one Anaerotruncus rubiinfantis genomic stretch:
- a CDS encoding NAD(P)/FAD-dependent oxidoreductase: protein MKYAIIGFGCAGYHAAKAIRQTDSQGEIHVFEAGDAPPANPMLTTYYAADKLPASALYPFGGLEEIAGTYRLRIHTGAPVEKIDAENRAVILSSGQIHPFDRILISTGARAFLPGIEGLPDSRVFLMRTVGDAQALRDRLEKGDIRHAVVVGASMVGIKVAELIWKADIPVTLADGADYLFPLAAFAPVAREIERRLVDQGYAFKWGAPVKGITPQGVTFADGETLSADLICICIGTRANVELVANTQVVEGQPIAVNRGIVADETMATSCPGIYAAGDCCEGINLQTGQTMIIGLWANAASQGETAGKNMAGGSCRYPGNIVHNITHFMDMDFIGLGDNRLEGETISCGALDGDFYIQATLREKRLQCVNILGNHRISGALKSLLIRQINGQSTRIAPAQRAMLLSQGLSSDFLNRIGGIGDGHN from the coding sequence ATGAAATATGCCATCATCGGGTTCGGCTGCGCCGGATATCATGCCGCCAAGGCAATCCGGCAAACCGATTCCCAAGGGGAAATCCATGTATTTGAAGCGGGGGATGCCCCTCCGGCAAATCCCATGCTCACCACCTATTATGCTGCCGACAAGCTGCCCGCTTCGGCCCTGTACCCCTTCGGGGGACTGGAGGAAATCGCTGGCACATACCGGCTGCGGATCCATACGGGCGCGCCGGTGGAAAAAATCGACGCCGAAAATAGAGCGGTGATCCTTTCCTCCGGACAGATCCACCCCTTTGACCGGATTCTCATCAGCACCGGCGCCCGGGCGTTTTTGCCCGGCATAGAGGGCCTGCCCGACTCAAGGGTATTTTTAATGCGCACGGTGGGGGATGCCCAGGCGCTGAGGGATCGTCTGGAAAAAGGGGATATCCGCCACGCGGTGGTGGTGGGCGCGTCGATGGTGGGGATTAAAGTGGCGGAACTCATCTGGAAAGCGGATATTCCGGTGACCTTGGCCGACGGGGCGGATTATCTCTTCCCGCTGGCCGCCTTTGCCCCGGTGGCCAGAGAGATCGAACGCCGTCTTGTCGATCAGGGCTATGCCTTCAAATGGGGGGCCCCGGTAAAGGGGATCACCCCGCAGGGGGTGACCTTTGCCGATGGGGAAACCTTGTCCGCGGATCTCATCTGCATCTGTATTGGCACCCGGGCGAATGTGGAGCTGGTAGCCAACACCCAGGTGGTGGAAGGCCAGCCCATAGCTGTCAACCGGGGGATTGTGGCCGATGAAACCATGGCCACCAGCTGTCCGGGCATCTATGCGGCGGGGGATTGCTGCGAAGGGATCAACCTGCAAACCGGACAGACGATGATCATCGGGCTTTGGGCCAACGCCGCCAGCCAGGGGGAAACCGCCGGGAAAAATATGGCGGGAGGATCCTGCCGGTATCCCGGCAATATTGTACATAACATCACACACTTTATGGATATGGATTTCATCGGCCTGGGGGACAATCGGCTGGAGGGTGAAACCATCTCCTGCGGGGCGTTGGACGGGGATTTTTACATCCAGGCAACCCTGAGGGAGAAGCGGCTGCAATGTGTGAACATCCTGGGCAACCACCGGATCAGCGGGGCGCTGAAAAGCCTGCTGATCCGCCAGATAAACGGGCAGTCAACCCGGATTGCCCCGGCACAGCGGGCAATGCTGTTAAGCCAGGGGCTGAGCAGCGACTTTTTGAATCGGATCGGAGGTATTGGGGATGGCCACAATTGA